From a single Notolabrus celidotus isolate fNotCel1 chromosome 7, fNotCel1.pri, whole genome shotgun sequence genomic region:
- the myh11a gene encoding myosin-11a isoform X3, with protein MSKKAPTEDEKFLFVDKDFLNSPMAQADWSAKKLVWIPSERHGFEAASIKEEHGDEVLVELADNAKKLTVNKDDIQKMNPPKFSKVEDMAELTCLNEASVLHNIRERYFSGLIYTYSGLFCVVVNPYKMLPIYSEKIIDMYKGKKRHEVPPHIYSIADNAYRNMMQDREDQSILCTGESGAGKTENTKKVIQYLAVVASSHKGKKDSSAQQAGSQFAYGELEKQLLQANPILEAFGNAKTIKNDNSSRFGKFIRINFDVTGYIVGANVETYLLEKSRCIRQAKTERAFHIFYYMIAGAKDKVKEELLLESFNNYRFLSAGHVQITGQEDDEMFEETMEAMNIMGFTEEERVDIMKVCSTVMQLGNIEFKKERNQEQATMPDNTAAQKVCHLQGINVTDFTRAILTPRIKVGREVVQKAQTKEQADFATEALAKAVFERLFRWILSRVNKALDKTKRQGASFLGILDIAGFEIFEDNSFEQLCINYTNEKLQQLFNHTMFILEQEEYQREGIEWNFIDFGLDLQPCIELIERPNNPPGILALLDEECWFPKATDVSFVEKLMNTQGTHMKFAKPKQLKDKTEFSILHYAGKVDYNATAWLTKNMDPLNDNVTTLLSNSSSQFVQDLWKDADRVVGLDTLAKMTDSSMPSGSKTKKGMFRTVGQLYKESLAKLMTTLHNTQPNFVRCIIPNHEKRAGKLDAHLVLEQLRCNGVLEGIRICRQGFPNRIVFQEFRQRYEILAANAIPKGFMDGKQACCLMIKHLDLDPNLYRIGQSKIFFRTGVLAQLEEERDLKITVVIIAFQSQARGYLARKAFAKRQQQLTAMKVIQRNCAAYLKLRNWQWWRLFTKVKPLLQVTRQEEEMSLKEEELSKAKDIAVKFESELKEVALKHTQILEERNALQEQLQAETELYAEAEEMRVRLGAKKQELEEILHEMEARLDEEEERAQTLLLDKKKMQQQMQELEEHLEEEEDARQKLQLEKVTSEGKVKKLEDDILVMEDHNTKLLKERKLMEERIADFSTNLAEEEEKSKNLTKLKNKHESMISELEVRLKKEEKGRQELDKAKRKLEAESNDLQEQIADLQAQIADLKAQLAKKEEELQNALARLEDETAQKNNALKKIRELEGHISDLQEDLDSERAARNKAEKIKRDLGEELEALKSELEDTLDTTATQQELRAKREQEVTLLKRAMDDENRTHEAQVQEMRQKHTQATEELTEQLEQAKRVKSNLEKAKQALEKDTSELTMEVRSLVQAKQDGEHKRKKLEGQVADLQSRFTDSEKQKAELGERCSKITVELESVTTLLNEAEGKNIKLSKDVSSLTSQLQDTQELLAEETRQKLQFSTKLRQAEDDKNSLQEQLEEEMEAKRNVERHVSTLNIQLSDSKKKLEEMAGNVELLEEGKKRLQRDLEAANTQFEEKASAYDKLEKTKNRLQQELEDTLMDLDSQRQIVSNLEKKQKKFDQMLAEEKSISSKYADERDRAEAEAREKETKALSLARALDEAQDSREELERANKALKLEMEDLISSKDDVGKNVHELEKSKRGLEAQVEEMKTQLEELEDELQAAEDAKLRLEVNMQALKAQFDRDLQGRDEMGEEKKRQLVKQVRELETELEDERKQRALAAAAKKKLETDVKDLEGQIETVSKGREEAIKQLRKLQGQTKDFQRELEDARAAREEVLATAKESEKKAKSLEAELMQLQEDLAAAERARKQAEAERDELSDELSSNSSGKSALAEEKRRLEAKISQLEEELEEEQSNMEILNDRMRKSSQQVDQLNNELQTERTTSQKNESARQQMERQNKELKAKLQEMENQVKSKFKSSITALEGKVAQLEEQLEQENREKQAAAKGVRQKDKKLKDLIMQVEDERKQAEQYKDQAEKSNTRMKQLKRQLEESEEESQRATAARRKLQRELDEATETSDAMSREVNSLKSKLRGNPEPKE; from the exons ATGTCCAAGAAGGCCCCCACCGAGGATGAGAAGTTCCTCTTTGTAGACAAAGACTTCCTGAACAGCCCCATGGCTCAGGCTGACTGGTCAGCCAAGAAGCTGGTGTGGATCCCATCGGAGAGGCATGGCTTTGAGGCAGCCAGCATCAAGGAGGAGCACGGTGATGAGGTGCTTGTTGAGCTGGCTGACAATGCCAAGAAGTTGACGGTCAACAAGGACGACATCCAGAAGATGAACCCTCCCAAGTTCAGCAAGGTGGAGGACATGGCCGAGCTCACCTGCTTGAACGAAGCCTCGGTGTTGCACAATATCCGTGAGCGGTACTTCTCTGGCCTTATTTAT ACGTACTCCGGTCTGTTCTGTGTGGTGGTGAACCCTTACAAAATGCTGCCCATTTACTCAGAGAAGATCATCGACATgtacaaagggaaaaaaagacatgaagtCCCCCCTCATATCTACTCCATTGCTGATAACGCCTACAGGAACATGATGCAAG ATCGTGAGGACCAGTCCATTCTCTGCAC TGGAGAGTCTGGTGCTGGGAAGACAGAGAACACCAAGAAGGTCATCCAGTATCTGGCTGTAGTGGCCTCCTCACATAAAGGCAAGAAGGACAGCAGTGCT CAACAAGCAGGATCACAGTTTGCCTAC ggggagctggaGAAGCAGCTCCTGCAGGCCAACCCCATCCTGGAGGCCTTTGGAAATGCCAAGACCATCAAAAATGACAACTCCTCCCGATTT GGTAAATTCATCCGCATTAACTTTGATGTGACCGGCTACATTGTTGGAGCCAATGTTGAGACTT ACCTGCTGGAGAAGTCTCGCTGCATCAGACAAGCAAAGACAGAACGAGCTTTTCACATCTTCTACTACATGATTGCTGGTGCTAAGGACAAAGTGAAAG AGGAGCTTCTTTTAGAGTCCTTCAATAATTACCGCTTCCTGAGCGCCGGCCATGTTCAGATCACAGGACAGGAAGATGATGAGATGTTTGAAGAGACCATGGAGGCCATGAACATCATGGGCTTCACCGAGGAAGAGAGAGTCG ATATTATGAAGGTGTGCTCTACAGTCATGCAGCTGGGAAACATTGAGTTTAAGAAAGAGAGGAACCAGGAGCAGGCCACCATGCCAGACAACACTG ctgccCAGAAGGTGTGTCACCTGCAGGGCATCAATGTGACAGACTTTACCCGTGCGATCCTCACTCCTCGTATCAAAGTGGGCAGAGAAGTGGTGCAGAAAGCACAGACCAAAGAACAG GCTGACTTTGCTACTGAAGCTTTGGCTAAAGCTGTGTTTGAGAGGCTTTTCCGCTGGATCCTGTCCCGAGTCAACAAGGCTCTGGATAAGACCAAACGGCAGGGAGCCTCCTTCCTGGGAATCCTTGACATTGCTGGCTTTGAGATCTTTGAG GACAACTCATTTGAGCAGCTGTGCATCAACTACACCAatgagaagctgcagcagctcttcaACCACACCATGTTCATCCTGGAGCAGGAGGAGTACCAGAGGGAGGGCATCGAGTGGAACTTCATCGACTTCGGACTGGACCTGCAGCCCTGCATTGAGCTCATCGAGAGACCC AACAACCCTCCAGGCATCTTGGCCCTGCTGGATGAAGAGTGCTGGTTCCCCAAAGCCACAGACGTCTCCTTTGTGGAGAAACTTATGAATACTCAAGGGACCCATATGAAGTTTGCCAAGCCAAAGCAGCTCAAAGACAAGACAGAGTTTTCCATTTTGCATTATGCTGGGAAG GTGGACTATAACGCTACAGCCTGGCTGACAAAGAATATGGACCCCCTGAATGACAATGTCACAACGCTGCTCAGCAACTCCTCCAGCCAGTTTGTGCAAGACCTCTGGAAAGATG cCGACAGAGTGGTGGGCCTTGACACATTAGCCAAGATGACAGACAGCTCCATGCCAAGCGGCTCCAAGACCAAGAAAGGGATGTTCCGTACAGTGGGACAGCTCTACAAGGAGTCTCTGGCCAAACTTATGACCACACTGCACAACACCCAGCCCAACTTTGTCAGATGTATAATCCCCAACCACGAGAAGAGG GCAGGGAAGCTGGATGCTCACCTGGTCCTGGAGCAGCTGAGATGTAACGGTGTGTTGGAGGGGATCAGAATCTGTCGACAGGGATTCCCCAACAGAATCGTGTTCCAGGAGTTCCGCCAGCG TTACGAGATCCTGGCTGCCAATGCTATCCCAAAAGGCTTCATGGATGGCAAGCAGGCCTGTTGCCTTATG atCAAGCATCTAGACTTGGACCCAAACCTGTACAGGATCGGACAGAGTAAGATCTTTTTCCGCACTGGAGTGCTGgcccagctggaggaggagagagatctGAAGATCACTGTGGTCATCATCGCTTTCCAGTCTCAGGCTCGAGGCTACTTGGCCAGAAA GGCCTTCGCCAAGAGGCAACAGCAACTCACAGCCATGAAAGTGATCCAGAGGAACTGTGCTGCCTACCTCAAACTAAGGAACTGGCAGTGGTGGAGACTCTTCACAAAG GTCAAGCCTCTGCTGCAAGTGACccgacaggaggaggagatgagtcTGAAAGAGGAAGAACTATCAAAGGCCAAAGACATTGCTGTGAAGTTCGAATCTGAGCTGAAGGAGGTCgcccttaaacacacacag ATTCTGGAGGAGAGGAACGCACTGCAGGAGCAGCTCCaagcagagacagagctgtACGCAGAGGCTGAGGAGATGAGAGTTCGTCTGGGGGCTAAGaagcaggagctggaggagatcCTCCATGAAATGGAGGCGAGgctggatgaggaggaagaacgTGCTCAGACTCTTTTATTGGATAAGAAGAAAATGCAACAGCAGATGCAG GAATTGGAGGAACAtttggaggaggaagaagatgcCCGTCAGAAGCTGCAGCTGGAGAAGGTCACAAGTGAGGGGAAGGTCAAAAAGCTGGAGGATGACATTCTGGTGATGGAGGACCACAACACCAAACTGCTGAAg GAGAGGAagctgatggaggagaggattGCAGACTTCAGTACCAACCtcgcagaggaagaggagaagtcAAAGAACCTCACcaagctgaaaaacaaacacgagTCCATGATATCTGAACTTGAGG TCCGCttgaaaaaggaagagaagggTCGACAGGAGCTGGACAAGGCAAAGCGTAAGCTGGAAGCAGAGTCGAATGACCTGCAAGAGCAGATAGCTGACCTGCAGGCCCAGATTGCTGACCTCAAAGCCCAGCTcgcaaagaaagaggaggagctaCAAAATGCATTGGCCAG GTTAGAAGACGAGACAGCTCAAAAGAACAACGCTCTGAAGAAGATCAGAGAGCTGGAGGGGCACATCTCTGATCTGCAGGAGGACCTGGACTCTGAGCGGGCGGCTAGAAACAAGGCTGAGAAGATCAAACGAGACCTCGGGGAGGAGCTTGAGGCCCTGAAGTCTGAGTTAGAGGACACTTTGGACACTACAGCCACCCAACAGGAGCTTAG GGCCAAACGTGAGCAGGAGGTGACACTGCTGAAGAGAGCCATGGATGACGAGAACCGGACCCATGAAGCCCAAGTACAGGAgatgagacagaaacacacccaGGCTACTGAGGAGCTCacagagcagctggagcaggCCAAACGA GTAAAGTCAAACCTGGAAAAGGCCAAACAAGCTCTGGAGAAAGACACATCAGAGTTAACCATGGAGGTCCGCTCACTCGTCCAGGCCAAACAGGACGGGGAGCACAAGAGGAAGAAGTTGGAGGGTCAGGTGGCAGATCTGCAGTCTCGCTTCACCGACAGCGAGAAGCAGAAGGCTGAGCTGGGAGAGCGTTGTTCTAAGATCACT GTTGAATTGGAGAGTGTGACAACTCTTCTGAATGAAGCAGAAGGGAAGAACATCAAGCTTAGCAAAGATGTGTCCAGCCTTACCTCCCAGCTCCAGGACACACAG GAACTGCTGGCTGAGGAGACACGTCAGAAACTGCAGTTCTCTACAAAGCTGCGTCAAGCTGAGGACGACAAGAATAGCTTACAGGAGCAGCTcgaagaggagatggaggccaAAAGGAACGTGGAGAGACACGTTTCCACCCTCAACATCCAG TTGTCAGATTCAAAGAAGAAGCTGGAGGAAATGGCCGGAAACGTTGAGCTTCTGGAAGAAGGCAAGAAACGTCTGCAGAGAGATCTGGAGGCAGCGAACACACAGTTTGAAGAAAAGGCTTCTGCATATGATAAGTTAGAGAAGACCAAAAaccgtctgcagcaggagctgGAGGACACGCTGATGGACCTGGACAGCCAGAGACAGATCGTGTCCAACCtggagaagaagcagaagaagtttgaCCAG ATGCTGGCTGAGGAGAAGAGTATCTCCAGTAAATACGCAGACGAGAGAGACCGTGCTGAAGCCGAggccagagagaaggagaccaAGGCTTTATCTCTGGCGAGAGCTCTGGATGAGGCCCAGGACtccagagaggagctggagagagccAACAAAGCCCTGAAGCTGGAGATGGAGGACCTGATCAGCTCTAAGGACGATGTCGGAAAGAAT GTTCACGAGCTTGAGAAGTCCAAGAGAGGCCTGGAGGCTCaggtggaggagatgaagacccagctggaggagctggaggacgaGCTACAGGCGGCCGAGGATGCAAAGCTGCGTCTGGAGGTTAACATGCAGGCTCTGAAGGCCCAGTTTGACAGGGACCTGCAGGGACGAGATGAGAtgggagaggaaaagaagagacagCTTGTCAAGCAG GTTCGGGAGCTAGAGACTGAGCTGGAGGATGAACGTAAGCAGAGGGCCCTGGCAGCAGCAGCTAAGAAGAAGTTGGAGACGGATGTTAAAGATCTGGAAGGACAGATCGAGACAGTCAGTAAGGGACGAGAGGAGGCCATCAAACAACTCCGCAAGCTTCAG GGCCAGACGAAGGATTTCCAGAGGGAGTTGGAAGACGCACGTGCTGCCCGAGAAGAAGTCCTCGCTACTGCAAAGGAGAGCGAGAAGAAGGCCAAGAGTCTGGAGGCTGAGCTTATGCAGCTACAGGAG GATCTGGCTGCAGCTGAGAGAGCACGGAAGCAGGCAGAGGCTGAAAGAGATGAGCTCTCTGATGAGCTCTCCAGCAACTCCTCTGGAAA GTCAGCCTTAGCAGAAGAGAAACGTCGCCTGGAGGCTAAGATCtcccagctggaggaggagctggaggaagagcagagcaacatggAGATCCTCAATGACAGGATGAGGAAGAGCTCACAGCAG GTGGATCAGCTGAACAATGAGCTGCAGACGGAGCGCACCACCTCCCAGAAGAACGAGAGCGCCCGGCAGCAGATGGAGCGCCAGAACAAGGAGCTGAAGGCCAAGCTCCAGGAGATGGAGAACCAGGTCAAGTCCAAGTTCAAGTCCTCCATCACCGCCTTGGAGGGTAAAGTGGCAcagctggaggagcagctggAGCAAGAAAACAG AGAGAAGCAGGCCGCAGCCAAGGGTGTGCGCcagaaggacaagaagctcaAGGACCTAATTATGCAGGTGGAGGACGAAAGAAAGCAGGCGGAGCAGTACAAAGACCAG